One Vitis riparia cultivar Riparia Gloire de Montpellier isolate 1030 chromosome 4, EGFV_Vit.rip_1.0, whole genome shotgun sequence genomic window carries:
- the LOC117912101 gene encoding uncharacterized protein LOC117912101 — translation MASRYRSLSKPTLSLLKSTITKTKLSNPTPLLCTPGASPTLPRSFSQIRCLQSLLPLHTAVSSARLTSCLGIDSSSSRSLSQELGLSVPR, via the exons ATGGCGTCTCGCTATCGTTCTCTGTCAAAACCGACCCTATCCCTCCTCAAATCCACCATTACCAAAACCAAGCTCAGCAACCCCACTCCTCTCCTTTGCACTCCAGGCGCTTCTCCAACACTTCCAAg GTCATTTTCTCAAATACGTTGTCTGCAGTCTCTGCTTCCATTGCACACGGCGGTTTCTTCAGCTCGACTCACCTCGTGTCTCGGTATTGATTCTTCGAGTTCAAGATCACTGTCTCAGG
- the LOC117913644 gene encoding probable peptidyl-tRNA hydrolase 2 isoform X3 — MLGSFRNSSQPNKKQEREWFAVNFKPENFIPGLIIGFIFGFFLDLSKTPKNQTRHNNSLQGKRQQQQQLVSSNSDEELKMVLVVRQDLKMGTGKIASQCAHAATGMYAELVQSQRSLLRQWEQCGQAKIVVTCKNQQEMNKLKEAAESIGLPTFVVADAGRTQVLSGSKTVLAIGPGRKASVDSITGKQRLL, encoded by the exons ATGTTGGGTTCGTTCCGAAACTCTTCCCAGCCAAACAAG aaacaagaaagagaatggTTTGCAGTGAATTTCAAGCCAGAAAACTTCATACCAGGTCTCATCATCGGTTTcatttttgggtttttcttgGATTTATCAAAAACCCCCAAGAATCAAACGAGGCATAATAATTCCTTACAGGGAAAGCGCCAGCAGCAGCAACAACTAGTATCAAGTAACTCTGATGAAGAACTTAAAATG GTTTTGGTTGTTAGACAAGACCTGAAAATGGGAACAGGGAAGATTGCATCTCAATGTGCTC ATGCAGCCACTGGCATGTATGCGGAACTGGTGCAAAG CCAGAGGTCACTTTTGAGACAATGGGAGCAATGCGGGCAAGCAAAAATAGTTGTCACATGCAAGAATCAACAAGAAAT GAATAAACTAAAGGAAGCAGCTGAGAGTATTGGCCTTCCAACTTTCGTTGTTGCTGATGCAGGACGCACACAG GTTTTGTCTGGCTCAAAGACAGTTCTTGCCATCGGCCCTG GAAGAAAGGCATCGGTAGATTCAATAACTGGGAAACAGCGCCTACTGTGA
- the LOC117913644 gene encoding probable peptidyl-tRNA hydrolase 2 isoform X1: MLGSFRNSSQPNKQQKQEREWFAVNFKPENFIPGLIIGFIFGFFLDLSKTPKNQTRHNNSLQGKRQQQQQLVSSNSDEELKMVLVVRQDLKMGTGKIASQCAHAATGMYAELVQSQRSLLRQWEQCGQAKIVVTCKNQQEMNKLKEAAESIGLPTFVVADAGRTQVLSGSKTVLAIGPGRKASVDSITGKQRLL, encoded by the exons ATGTTGGGTTCGTTCCGAAACTCTTCCCAGCCAAACAAG cagcagaaacaagaaagagaatggTTTGCAGTGAATTTCAAGCCAGAAAACTTCATACCAGGTCTCATCATCGGTTTcatttttgggtttttcttgGATTTATCAAAAACCCCCAAGAATCAAACGAGGCATAATAATTCCTTACAGGGAAAGCGCCAGCAGCAGCAACAACTAGTATCAAGTAACTCTGATGAAGAACTTAAAATG GTTTTGGTTGTTAGACAAGACCTGAAAATGGGAACAGGGAAGATTGCATCTCAATGTGCTC ATGCAGCCACTGGCATGTATGCGGAACTGGTGCAAAG CCAGAGGTCACTTTTGAGACAATGGGAGCAATGCGGGCAAGCAAAAATAGTTGTCACATGCAAGAATCAACAAGAAAT GAATAAACTAAAGGAAGCAGCTGAGAGTATTGGCCTTCCAACTTTCGTTGTTGCTGATGCAGGACGCACACAG GTTTTGTCTGGCTCAAAGACAGTTCTTGCCATCGGCCCTG GAAGAAAGGCATCGGTAGATTCAATAACTGGGAAACAGCGCCTACTGTGA
- the LOC117913644 gene encoding probable peptidyl-tRNA hydrolase 2 isoform X2 has translation MLGSFRNSSQPNKQKQEREWFAVNFKPENFIPGLIIGFIFGFFLDLSKTPKNQTRHNNSLQGKRQQQQQLVSSNSDEELKMVLVVRQDLKMGTGKIASQCAHAATGMYAELVQSQRSLLRQWEQCGQAKIVVTCKNQQEMNKLKEAAESIGLPTFVVADAGRTQVLSGSKTVLAIGPGRKASVDSITGKQRLL, from the exons ATGTTGGGTTCGTTCCGAAACTCTTCCCAGCCAAACAAG cagaaacaagaaagagaatggTTTGCAGTGAATTTCAAGCCAGAAAACTTCATACCAGGTCTCATCATCGGTTTcatttttgggtttttcttgGATTTATCAAAAACCCCCAAGAATCAAACGAGGCATAATAATTCCTTACAGGGAAAGCGCCAGCAGCAGCAACAACTAGTATCAAGTAACTCTGATGAAGAACTTAAAATG GTTTTGGTTGTTAGACAAGACCTGAAAATGGGAACAGGGAAGATTGCATCTCAATGTGCTC ATGCAGCCACTGGCATGTATGCGGAACTGGTGCAAAG CCAGAGGTCACTTTTGAGACAATGGGAGCAATGCGGGCAAGCAAAAATAGTTGTCACATGCAAGAATCAACAAGAAAT GAATAAACTAAAGGAAGCAGCTGAGAGTATTGGCCTTCCAACTTTCGTTGTTGCTGATGCAGGACGCACACAG GTTTTGTCTGGCTCAAAGACAGTTCTTGCCATCGGCCCTG GAAGAAAGGCATCGGTAGATTCAATAACTGGGAAACAGCGCCTACTGTGA
- the LOC117912202 gene encoding mitogen-activated protein kinase kinase kinase 1, protein MESVASNSSPSEHRSHPRFKPTQPVADRIVRAIRHHLRLLHRSESNFFVLGATGNVYTVTLSTNPSCTCPDRTTPCKHILFVFIKVLGVSLDDSCLRRRTLRPCLLSHLLSKPTSPEAVAGAGVRERFHQLFLQAREGSSRPAIEIEDGTMCPVCLDEMGRGEKVVACGTCRNPIHEECLLTWKRTRGRRSASCVICRARWSNRTDQERYLNLAAYVSDDDDEVAEGDGGLWGD, encoded by the coding sequence ATGGAGTCTGTTGCCTCCAATTCATCACCATCGGAGCATCGGTCGCACCCCCGGTTTAAGCCTACACAGCCTGTTGCAGACCGGATAGTCAGAGCCATCCGCCACCACCTTCGTCTCCTTCATCGCTCTGAGTCCAACTTCTTTGTGTTGGGCGCCACTGGGAATGTGTATACGGTGACTTTATCCACCAACCCATCATGCACCTGCCCAGACAGGACAACACCCTGCAAGCATATTCTGTTTGTGTTTATAAAGGTATTGGGGGTATCTCTTGATGATTCGTGTCTCAGGAGGAGGACTCTGAGGCCGTGCCTGCTTAGTCACCTGCTTAGCAAGCCTACATCGCCTGAAGCAGTGGCAGGGGCTGGTGTTCGAGAGAGGTTTCATCAGCTCTTCTTGCAGGCAAGGGAGGGCTCTTCCAGGCCGGCAATTGAAATAGAGGATGGTACCATGTGTCCTGTTTGTCTTGATGAGATGGGAAGAGGGGAGAAGGTGGTGGCTTGTGGAACATGTAGGAATCCCATACATGAGGAATGCTTGTTGACATGGAAGAGGACTAGAGGGAGGAGGTCAGCTAGCTGTGTCATTTGTCGGGCCAGGTGGAGCAATAGGACAGATCAGGAGAGGTATCTGAACCTGGCTGCTTATGttagtgatgatgatgatgaggttGCTGAGGGAGATGGGGGTCTCTGGGGTGATTAG
- the LOC117912201 gene encoding pentatricopeptide repeat-containing protein At3g09040, mitochondrial-like produces the protein MLETNVVRWTSKITDNARRGLVDQALSCFLQMLRAGIEPNAITYSATISACAQSTRPSLATSLHCLILKKGFSNQPFVSSGLISMYSKHDRIKEARFLFDDMPERDDVSWNSMIAGYSQRGLNEEACGLFCSMINSCENWKLLVSDFTLATVLKACGGLGCSRIGTCVHGYAVKIGFDSDLFVSGSTVYMYCKCGILDMAGRAFDQIENKDIVAWNTMITGYAQNCYEEEAIELFYQMELEGFKPNDTTFCCVLKASTAMSDSAVGRCFHAKVLKLGCSMDVFVATALVDMYSKFYDIEGVERAFGEMSKRNLVSFNALITGYSLMGKYEEALRVYSQLQSEGMEPDSFTFVGLFSSCSVSGTVAEGAQVHVHSIKFGLDSDVSVGNSIVNFYSKCGLTDSALEAFESINRPNSVCWAGIISCFAQNGEGEKALMQFCKMRKFIDKTDEFSSSSVIKAVSSWAAVEQGRHLHAHVMKLGLDCTIYVGSAVIDMYSKCGMVEDAQNVFSVMPEKNVVSWNSMITGYAQNGFCKEALLLFQEMTSSGILPTAVTFVGILFACSHAGLVEEGRNFYNLMVHNYGIPPSMEHCTCMVDLLGRAGYLEEAEAFLLSSSFSKEPGIWGSLLSACGVHKNSDVGSRAAQHCLFLEPHYSSSYTALSNIYASKELWSEVSRIRDLMKDMGVEKEPGCSWIESLRFGVQ, from the coding sequence ATGCTAGAAACCAACGTGGTAAGATGGACTTCAAAGATCACGGATAATGCACGTAGAGGCCTCGTCGACCAAGCGCTATCTTGCTTCTTACAAATGCTGCGTGCAGGTATCGAGCCAAATGCCATAACGTACTCAGCCACAATCAGCGCCTGTGCTCAATCAACACGACCCAGTTTGGCTACAAGCCTGCATTGTTTGATTCTTAAAAAAGGGTTCTCAAATCAGCCCTTTGTTTCAAGTGGGTTGATCTCTATGTACTCGAAGCATGACCGCATAAAAGAAGCTCGTTTCTTGTTCGACGATATGCCTGAAAGAGACGATGTATCCTGGAATTCGATGATTGCAGGGTATTCGCAACGCGGTTTGAACGAGGAAGCTTGTGGCTTGTTTTGTAGTATGATAAATAGTTGCGAAAATTGGAAATTGCTTGTCAGTGATTTTACTCTGGCTACTGTTCTCAAGGCTTGTGGCGGTTTGGGCTGTTCTAGAATCGGCACATGCGTGCATGGGTATGCAGTTAAAATTGGTTTTGATTCGGATTTATTTGTTTCTGGGTCGACCGTCTATATGTACTGCAAATGCGGTATTTTAGATATGGCAGGCCGAGCTTTTGATCAAATTGAAAATAAGGATATTGTAGCTTGGAACACTATGATTACTGGGTATGCTCAAAATTGTTATGAAGAAGAGGCTATTGAATTATTCTATCAGATGGAGTTAGAAGGCTTTAAGCCTAATGACACAACATTTTGCTGTGTTTTGAAGGCCTCAACTGCAATGTCGGACAGTGCAGTGGGTAGATGCTTCCATGCTAAAGTCCTGAAGTTGGGATGTTCAATGGATGTTTTTGTGGCTACTGCACTAGTCGATatgtattcaaaattttatgatatagAAGGTGTGGAGAGAGCTTTTGGTGAAATGAGCAAAAGGAATTTGGTGTCCTTCAATGCACTCATCACAGGCTATAGTTTGATGGGTAAGTATGAGGAAGCATTAAGAGTTTATTCACAGTTGCAATCTGAAGGAATGGAACCCGACTCCTTCACATTCGTAGGCCTTTTTTCCTCTTGCTCTGTATCAGGTACTGTTGCTGAAGGAGCTCAAGTTCATGTCCACTCGATCAAGTTTGGTTTGGACTCGGATGTCTCGGTTGGGAACTCAATAGTGAACTTCTATTCTAAGTGTGGCCTCACTGACTCTGCATTGGAGGCTTTTGAGTCAATAAATAGACCTAATTCCGTATGCTGGGCTGGAATTATTTCATGCTTTGCACAAAATGGTGAGGGAGAGAAAGCCCTCATGCAGTTCTGCAAAATGCGCAAGTTTATTGATAAAACAGATGAGTTCTCTTCCTCAAGTGTTATAAAAGCAGTTTCAAGTTGGGCTGCGGTTGAACAGGGAAGGCATTTGCATGCCCATGTGATGAAGTTGGGGCTTGACTGCACAATATATGTAGGAAGTGCAGTGATTGACATGTACTCAAAATGTGGGATGGTAGAAGATGCACAGAACGTTTTCTCTGTGATGCCTGAAAAGAATGTTGTCTCTTGGAATTCAATGATAACAGGTTATGCCCAAAATGGTTTCTGCAAAGAAGCACTTCTCCTATTTCAGGAAATGACAAGTTCTGGAATTTTGCCCACAGCTGTAACTTTTGTTGGGATCCTATTTGCTTGTAGCCATGCGGGTTTAGTGGAAGAAGGGAGAAACTTTTACAATTTAATGGTTCATAATTATGGAATTCCACCCTCAATGGAACATTGCACTTGTATGGTGGACCTCCTTGGCCGAGCAGGTTATCTTGAAGAGGCGGAGGCCTTTCTTCTCagttcttcattttcaaagGAACCCGGAATCTGGGGGTCTCTTCTTTCTGCCTGTGGAGTTCATAAGAATTCTGATGTTGGCTCTCGAGCTGCTCAGCACTGCTTGTTTTTAGAGCCTCATTATTCCTCCTCTTACACTGCTTTATCTAACATATATGCATCTAAAGAATTGTGGTCTGAGGTATCAAGAATAAGAGATCTGATGAAGGATATGGGGGTTGAGAAGGAACCAGGGTGCAGCTGGATTGAGTCATTGAGGTTTGGAGTACAATAA